From the genome of Bactrocera oleae isolate idBacOlea1 chromosome 2, idBacOlea1, whole genome shotgun sequence, one region includes:
- the gpp gene encoding histone-lysine N-methyltransferase, H3 lysine-79 specific isoform X2: MLQFSNVFLGSTRTTRDRAKREAHNHALNNHHHHHHHNNNSNSNTHSNSSAANSSSSNTTHNNNTQRTNSPAAHVNNNSSHAQQSNATATTTTTSAATSKTTRNQQQQREQQQANRNNLDMDTSTESEAEGDMANGSATGGTANGPTTRKIWSDWCSSSKGKSSQSDDEENNNNFRNTVTVTTTARNARTVTQKKRKKLTRKAAIASKSAAAAAAQREAAAAAREAAAQEAAMAAAAANSKDSSSKEDGGAGSGGGGARGRKGRMKKGARGRKSLKIAGLDVLHKQTLLSTSHEVLSKKLPAAPGCVDQQLTSLLTRNMTHTELEIPEAPQDTPYALQILLDVFRTQYMAMIEQMKTKSFVPNIKRQIQLEQERKQRIKNRASQLDKQIKVLIDDSVMLLKARMNELGINVTSPNDLITKAKEIVGRHKELQGIAKKIQSQVTTCELEQKRLLKKHLQHLPEYQMTCGNNGRTKIELPNSGNAIDLSETAAHELVLKEIANTLAQRKKLYAQVSSIEKEAALLEKAAEERRTAAALLAQGTNMTLANTTTVPSSAPTMMPATLISAGTSGVAHPLQLTTTMGSSASGNAVSNSAPTTPSKSAANATSKTPRRSRDHRTRSQEWPDVPDVGKIEESNPEVLAQKILETGRQIEAGKFSTTAGAGNAYNNTLAGAGVVSGKQLALPPTAHHQHLNNNNIAQYHDEVLTAPSKKKQHARSSSSEHLPSVSIYVADSNLMPAPTAANKQQPQQQASPVNGNGLRGTSGLLPKCELPGARKSTMSGATAGGIHESPKVANFEDRLKSIITSALNEDQEHRKAAAHHMPGSSASHMHDLSVHSSTQSSVSQQSASLQSSPAPKRSKHAASAATAASMNNLNQQAHPHQQMHHQQHPHHNHLPPLPPQTMPPNNLSNLITVATQGPTHLNATTTISPITPPPSIGNSQYGGSGVGAGKYGGGKQQSSAASSSHKGSAAKYQQQQHNAHLQQQQHMTHLQQQHAHFGLAAGAGTSPADLAFHHRRRSSVSAASFEHYAAQQQHQQAMLMAAAAAATGSAASQHHASASHQHLMAPLEFKAPTVTAENLILNASQRSNSREQLVEEVVVAPRSSSANSDSAIMYYPPTRDRLMSLERSNSRESAVSQPLPPHHTNSGSGSGGSSGQQMLPQPSRPSSNSSQPDYTQVSPAKMALRRHLSQEKLNQQMPPAGAMSTKTIGDLVNGEIERTLEISHQSIINAAVNMSTVAAPPPIPAAPNSVGANNYMDRAAHDRLLINPNAQRPERVHVRVFDEQTPPTHVQGNAVDVSPRTIGTGSGRKSPLQMPTQSTHNMSSLAHAAFNHKTATGSTAAAAPPNGGRANNSSGGYNPSLYQQMAMSGGGSNGREATTARHAASGNVGGAVSGSRSRDYQPVSLPRAEMKGCIEAYFNDEQHQQQHQHHNHQTHSHKAGGKERNNGRGNRLNGSNPPLEGLAASLQDHVMASRKYKEEHEERQRRAAAVSSNNSDMLNQHHHQQQQHHPHQQQQQQQQYAHSQQHHYQAQPAHGHNNNATANKVEIGMKRTSPMANSQQPRPAKMAHYNDNAVVHNQQLHQHQQQQQQHHLNNRNPYANMNGVSSSCNSGTISSATGASTQPQAPLSPSCRRNAKLPLEPLLMSPEMNSIMSGGAAAGGDELPLQLSAKAAKMARQQQLQHEQQSRTATTPHSTTPIVGGRAGDDDDVIADDETHWQHRVSSGFDRLVAFASTELDKTRRSIDTDIVPSSISCNTSPDSGITHSSSSNSDTARTFLSTSSTSSQLDMPLSSGGSSAGSTSSSSGCSVSGASASSGGSGVNSYMHGQLHHHHHHHSLLLHAHGNSGAASSHASSSDHLSDSSMKSTHSDVASMQPITLLKANSASPVDASAIDSPPLSDIGLPRTPSPNAAVPTPPLAAAMAAAHSVTPTPTPTPTPPASAADSFGSNTLKIPLKYQRKSKSSSEKHYKKKFCERNWEYDCDDLLMPYANNNSNDATNNTSIDGSTTADAAGKGAASVMKNGPTSFAKTNGGETKKPNQVSPEKSPKRQQQQQNCSEMNIKSAEMLNHNHNSNNNLSSAASASASATSTIQNLSQHHHHHKSSKFRPKGKDWDWSMDSSNSSSNVNINASSNSGVIGGNSSGNKCKSDVGAASAVAIATPTTTNVS, from the exons GCTCCACGCGCACCACACGTGATCGTGCTAAGCGTGAAGCGCATAATCACGCGCTTAATaatcaccaccaccaccaccatcataacaacaacagcaacagtaatACGCACTCAAACTCTTCCGCCGCCAATTCATCGTCCTCGAACACaacccacaacaacaacacgcaacGCACTAATTCACCGGCGGCGCatgtaaacaacaacagcagtcacGCGCAACAGTCAaacgcaacagcaacaacgacgaCAACGTCGGCTGCAACGTCCAAGACTACgagaaatcaacaacaacagcgcgaACAGCAACAAGCGAATCGCAACAACTTGGACATGGACACATCGACGGAGAGCGAAGCTGAAGGCGACATGGCAAATGGCAGCGCAACCGGTGGCACCGCCAACGGACCGACCACACGCAAAATCTGGTCCGACTGGTGTAGCAGCTCGAAGGGCAAGTCGTCGCAATCCGACGATGAGGAGAATAATAATAACTTTAGAAATACCGTTACCGTCACGACGACGGCGCGTAATGCACGCACCGTTACACAGAAAAAGCGTAAAAAACTTACGCGCAAAGCGGCAATTGCTAGCAAGAGTGCAGCTGCAGCGGCGGCGCAACGAGAAGCGGCAGCTGCTGCACGTGAGGCAGCAGCGCAGGAGGCCGCAATGGCTGCCGCTGCGGCGAACAGTAAGGACTCCTCGTCGAAGGAGGATGGTGGCGCTGGCAGTGGTGGTGGCGGCGCACGCGGTCGCAAAGGCCGCATGAAGAAGGGTGCACGCGGACGCAAATCGTTAAAGATCGCTGGTTTGGATGTGCTGCATAAGCAGACGCTGTTGAGCACGTCGCACGAAGTGTTAAGCAAAAAATTGCCAGCGGCGCCGGGCTGTGTGGATCAACAGCTGACGTCGCTGCTCACGCGCAATATGACACACACGGAGCTGGAAATACCGGAGGCGCCGCAAGATACACCTTACGCGCTACAAATTTTATTGGACGTCTTCCGTACCCAATACATGGCCATGATCGAGCAGATGAAGACGAAATCGTTTGTGCCAAACATAAAGCGTCAAATACAATTGGAACAGGAGCGCAAACAACGCATTAAGAATCGCGCCAGTCAGCTAGACAAGCAGATCAAGGTGCTGATCGATGACAGCGTAATGTTGCTGAAGGCGCGCATGAATGAATTGGGCATCAATGTCACCTCTCCCAATGATCTGATCACAAAGGCTAAAGAGATTGTGGGTCGACATAAAGAGTTGCAAGGTATAGCAAAGAAAATACAATCGCAGGTGACGACCTGTGAGTTGGAGCAGAAACGTCTGTTGAAAAAGCATCTACAGCATTTACCGGAATATCAGATGACTTGTGGCAATAATGGACGCACCAAAATTGAGTTGCCGAATAGCGGCAATGCGATTGACCTGAGCGAAACTGCCGCGCATGAATTGGTGCTGAAGGAGATCGCCAATACGTTGGCACAACGTAAAAAGTTGTACGCGCAAGTATCGAGTATTGAGAAAGAAGCGGCACTCTTGGAGAAAGCAGCTGAAGAACGGCGAACAGCAGCAGCACTACTTGCGCAGGGCACCAATATGACACTAGCCAACACAACAACAGTACCAAGTAGCGCGCCAACAATGATGCCCGCCACGCTGATATCGGCAGGTACAAGTGGCGTCGCACATCCGCTGCAGTTGACGACGACAATGGGCTCGTCAGCAAGCGGCAATGCGGTATCGAATAGTGCACCCACAACGCCAAGTAAATCAGCGGCGAACGCGACATCGAAAACACCGCGACGTAGTCGCGATCATCGTACGCGCTCACAGGAGTGGCCTGATGTACCGGACGTAGGTAAAATAGAAGAAAGTAATCCAGAGGTATTAGCACAAAAGATACTGGAGACAGGGCGTCAGATTGAGGCAGGTAAATTTTCAACCACGGCTGGCGCAGGAAATGCATACAATAACACTTTGGCCGGTGCTGGCGTTGTCAGTGGCAAGCAACTGGCTTTGCCGCCAACTGCGCATCACCAGCAtctcaacaataacaatatagcgCAATATCATGACGAGGTCCTGACGGCACCgtcaaagaaaaaacaacatgCGCGCAGTTCGAGCAGTGAACACCTACCATCGGTGTCTATTTATGTGGCGGACAGTAACCTAATGCCGGCGCCTACAGCAGCCAACAAGCAGCAGCCGCAACAGCAAGCCTCTCCCGTAAATGGTAACGGTTTGCGCGGTACTTCCGGCTTACTGCCGAAGTGCGAGTTGCCTGGCGCGCGCAAGTCAACAATGTCCGGCGCTACTGCCGGTGGCATACATGAATCACCTAAAGTGGCCAACTTCGAAGATCGCCTTAAGAGTATAATCACCTCTGCGTTGAATGAGGATCAAGAACATCGTAAAGCTGCCGCGCATCATATGCCCGGTTCATCAGCCAGCCACATGCACGATTTAAGCGTTCACTCATCAACACAGTCGTCAGTGTCGCAACAATCGGCTTCGCTTCAATCTTCGCCGGCGCCAAAACGCAGTAAACACGCTGCGTCTGCTGCAACAGCGGCTTCTATGAACAACCTAAATCAGCAGGCACATCCACACCAGCAAATGCATCACCAACAGCACCCACACCACAATCATTTGCCGCCGCTACCACCACAGACCATGCCGCCAAATAACCTGAGCAACCTCATCACCGTTGCCACTCAGGGCCCAACACATTTGAATGCTACTACCACCATATCACCGATAACACCACCGCCGTCCATTGGTAACAGCCAGTATGGTGGCAGCGGTGTGGGCGCTGGGAAATATGGTGGCGGCAAGCAACAGTCTTCCGCTGCGTCTAGCAGCCATAAAGGCAGCGCTGCCaagtaccaacaacaacaacataatgctcacttgcagcaacaacaacacatgacacacttacaacaacaacacgcacaCTTTGGCCTCGCCGCGGGTGCTGGTACTTCCCCGGCCGATCTGGCCTTCCATCATCGCCGTCGCAGCTCTGTTAGCGCTGCCAGTTTCGAACATTACGCTGCacagcagcaacatcaacaaGCAATGTTGATGGCCGCCGCAGCAGCTGCAACGGGCAGCGCGGCGTCACAACACCACGCCAGCGCCAGTCACCAACATCTGATGGCACCGCTCGAATTCAAAGCGCCCACCGTTACCGCAGAAAATCTCATATTGAATGCGTCGCAACGTTCCAACAGTCGCGAACAACTTGTCGAGGAGGTGGTGGTCGCACCACGTTCCAGTTCGGCCAACTCCGATTCGGCCATTATGTACTACCCACCGACGCGCGATCGCCTTATGTCGCTAGAGCGCAGCAATAGCCGCGAATCCGCGGTCTCACAACCATTGCCGCCACATCATACGAACAGTGGCAGTGGCAGTGGCGGAAGCAGCGGCCAACAAATGTTGCCGCAACCGAGTCGGCCAAGCTCAAACTCATCACAGCCAGATTATACACAAGTCTCACCGGCAAAGATGGCGCTACGTCGTCACCTCTCACAAGAAAAACTGAATCAACAAATGCCGCCTGCTGGCGCTATGTCCACAAAGACCATTGGCGATCTGGTGAATGGTGAAATCGAGCGCACACTTGAAATATCGCATCAGAGCATTATAAATGCGGCGGTGAATATGAGCACAGTTGCTGCCCCACCGCCCATTCCCGCTGCCCCCAACTCAGTCGGTGCTAACAATTACATGGATCGCGCGGCGCACGATCGTTTGCTAATCAATCCGAACGCGCAACGTCCCGAGCGCGTACACGTACGTGTGTTCGATGAGCAAACGCCGCCCACACATGTGCAAGGCAACGCTGTCGATGTTTCGCCACGCACTATTGGCACTGGCAGTGGGCGCAAGTCGCCGCTGCAAATGCCAACGCAGTCCACACACAATATGTCTTCGCTGGCACATGCCGCATTTAATCACAAGACAGCGACTGGTAGCACAGCAGCGGCAGCGCCTCCTAATGGTGGTCGTGCCAATAACAGCAGCGGTGGCTACAACCCCTCACTCTATCAGCAAATGGCGATGAGTGGCGGCGGTAGTAATGGTAGGGAAGCGACGACTGCCCGACATGCTGCTAGCGGTAATGTTGGCGGTGCAGTAAGCGGCTCCCGCAGTCGCGACTACCAGCCGGTTAGCTTACCACGTGCCGAAATGAAGGGTTGTATCGAGGCGTATTTCAATGATGAGCAACATCAGCAGCAACACCAGCATCATAATCATCAAACACACTCGCACAAGGCAGGCGGCAAAGAACGCAACAATGGTCGCGGTAATCGTTTGAACGGCAGCAATCCACCATTAGAAG GCCTGGCAGCTTCACTGCAGGATCACGTCATGGCCTCGCGAAAATACAAGGAAGAGCATGAAGAGCGCCAGCGGCGTGCTGCTGCAGTGTCTAGCAACAACAGCGACATGCTTAATCAACAccatcaccaacaacaacaacaccaccctcatcagcagcagcaacagcaacaacaatatgcgCATAGTCAGCAACACCACTACCAAGCACAGCCGGCACATGgtcacaacaacaacgccacgGCCAATAAGGTGGAAA TTGGCATGAAACGCACTTCGCCCATGGCAAATAGCCAACAGCCACGACCCGCTAAGATGGCCCACTACAACGACAATGCCGTTGTGCACAACCAACAGCTGCAtcaacatcagcaacaacaacagcagcaccatCTAAACAACAGGAATCCATATGCAAATATGAATGGTGTTAGCAGCAGCTGCAATAGTGGAACCATCTCATCGGCGACAGGTGCATCAACACAACCCCAAGCCCCACTGTCGCCATCATGTCGACGCAATGCGAAATTGCCACTTGAACCGCTGCTAATGAGTCCGGAAATGAACTCGATAATGAGCGGTGGCGCTGCTGCTGGCGGTGATGAGCTCCCTTTACAATTGTCAGCAAAGGCAGCGAAAATGGCGCGTCAACAGCAGCTACAGCACGAACAGCAATCACGCACAGCGACGACGCCGCATAGTACAACACCAATCGTGGGTGGACGCGCCGGTGATGATG ATGATGTCATCGCCGACGATGAAACACACTGGCAACATCGGGTCAGCTCCGGCTTCGATCGCCTAGTCGCCTTCGCCTCCACCGAATTGGATAAGACGCGTCGCTCAATTGACACGGACATAGTGCCGTCGTCGATCAGTTGCAATACTTCACCTGATTCGGGTATAAcccacagcagcagcagcaactcaGATACGGCGCGCACATTTCTCTCCACCTCGTCGACCTCCTCACAACTGGACATGCCCCTGAGTAGCGGCGGCAGCAGCGCTGGCAGTACCAGCAGTTCCAGCGGTTGTAGTGTGAGTGGCGCTAGCGCTAGCTCCGGCGGCAGCGGTGTCAACAGCTACATGCATGGACAACTacaccatcatcatcatcatcattcgCTGTTGCTGCATGCACATGGCAATAGCGGTGCCGCTAGCAGTCACGCTTCATCGTCAGACCACCTCAGCGATAGCAGCATGAAATCAACGCATTCCGATGTCGCTTCTATGCAGCCGATAACACTGCTGAAGGCGAACTCGGCATCACCGGTTGATGCAAGCGCCATTGATAGTCCGCCGCTCTCTGATATCGGCTTGCCGCGCACACCCAGTCCGAATGCGGCAGTGCCGACGCCGCCCTTGGCCGCAGCCATGGCTGCAGCGCATAGTGTTACACCCACGCCAACACCGACACCAACACCACCGGCCAGCGCGGCTGATTCTTTTGGTAGTAATACACTCAAGATACCCCTGAAATATCAACGCAAATCGAAGTCGTCATCGGAGAAgcattataaaaagaaattctgCGAACGCAATTGGGAATACGATTGTGATGATCTGTTGATGCCATATGCGAATAATAACAGTAATGATGCCACCAACAATACTAGTATTGACGGATCAACAACGGCCGATGCGGCTGGCAAAGGCGCAGCGAGCGTAATGAAAAATGGACCGACATCATTTGCTAAAACGAATGGCGGCGAGACGAAGAAACCCAATCAAGTGAGTCCTGAAAAATCGCCGAAgcgtcagcaacaacaacagaactGTTCCGAAATGAACATCAAATCTGCCGAAATGCTCAATCATaatcacaacagcaacaacaatctgTCATCGGCTGCGTCGGCGTCGGCGTCGGCGACGTCGACAATACAAAATCTTTCGCAACATCACCATCATCATAAGTCGTCGAAATTTCGACCGAAAGGCAAAGATTGGGACTGGTCTATGgatagcagcaacagcagcagcaatgtGAACATCAATGCCAGCAGCAATAGCGGCGTAATTGGCGGCAACAGCAGTGGTAACAAGTGCAAATCGGACGTAGGCGCTGCATCAGCGGTGGCTATAGCCACGCCCACAACTACCAATGTTAGTTAA